In the genome of Streptomyces collinus, one region contains:
- a CDS encoding GAF and ANTAR domain-containing protein, producing the protein MSSEASDTLDQAMVRSSGLDTLLRDLTDRAVQEVPGAEACSITVRRAGRLLTLAGSDGMPSGLDLRQYENGSGPCVDAAETGEEQYTPDLAEESRWPSYAQYALSTGVRCVLAVPVAVEGESGAALNYYGVRAGALDTGRDAARAFAARAGDAIDVALRIERRRQSAADVRTALLSRSVIDQAVGILMARERIDARIALERLRRVSQDRNVKLRDLCSQLVARVSAPDSHRRK; encoded by the coding sequence ATGAGCTCCGAAGCGTCCGACACGCTGGACCAGGCGATGGTGCGCAGCAGCGGTCTCGACACCCTGCTGCGCGATCTGACCGACCGCGCGGTGCAGGAAGTGCCCGGCGCCGAGGCGTGCAGCATCACCGTGCGCCGCGCCGGCCGGCTGCTCACCCTGGCCGGCAGCGACGGCATGCCCAGCGGCCTGGACCTGCGCCAGTACGAGAACGGCTCGGGGCCCTGCGTGGACGCGGCCGAGACCGGCGAGGAGCAGTACACCCCGGATCTCGCCGAGGAGTCCCGCTGGCCGTCGTACGCGCAGTACGCGCTCTCCACCGGCGTCCGCTGTGTGCTGGCGGTGCCGGTCGCCGTCGAGGGCGAGAGCGGCGCCGCGCTCAACTACTACGGGGTGCGGGCCGGGGCGCTGGACACGGGCCGGGACGCGGCCCGTGCCTTCGCGGCCCGGGCCGGGGACGCGATCGACGTGGCGCTGCGGATCGAACGCCGGCGCCAGTCGGCGGCCGATGTGCGCACCGCGCTGCTCTCCCGCAGCGTCATCGACCAGGCGGTAGGCATCCTGATGGCCAGGGAGCGCATCGACGCACGGATCGCGCTGGAGCGGCTGCGCCGGGTCTCGCAGGACCGGAACGTCAAGCTGCGGGACCTGTGCAGCCAGTTGGTGGCGCGGGTGTCCGCCCCGGACTCACACCGCCGGAAGTGA
- a CDS encoding YceI family protein, whose protein sequence is MGLTARIRTRDGWAVSHAVVTVADMTGAQVLRAEADAEGAVRDATPMEAGAYTVIVTAVGYAPAASSVIVTASGRAEVGSVTLARQGGTELPPPGPWTVDPVHSSVAAVAQHLGISSVHGRFTEFSGSIEIAPDDVTKSRVEAVIRAASIDTGNGMRDGHLKSPDFLDAERFPEITFRSTGLTAAGPDRWTVHGELGMHGVVRPVDLDLAYLGTGPDPWGGTRAAFRATTELHREDFAMNYNQVLQAGIAAIGTTLKVELDIQAVQGESLPAV, encoded by the coding sequence ATGGGACTGACCGCGAGGATCCGCACCCGGGACGGATGGGCCGTGTCGCACGCGGTCGTCACGGTGGCGGACATGACCGGTGCGCAGGTGCTGCGGGCCGAGGCCGACGCGGAGGGCGCCGTGCGGGACGCGACGCCGATGGAGGCAGGGGCGTACACCGTCATCGTCACGGCGGTGGGCTATGCGCCCGCGGCCTCCAGCGTGATCGTCACGGCGAGCGGCCGGGCCGAGGTCGGCTCGGTGACGCTGGCGCGGCAGGGCGGCACCGAGCTGCCGCCGCCCGGGCCGTGGACCGTCGACCCGGTGCACTCCAGCGTGGCCGCCGTGGCCCAGCACCTGGGCATCTCCAGCGTGCACGGCCGGTTCACGGAGTTCTCCGGCTCGATCGAGATCGCCCCGGACGACGTCACCAAGTCGCGTGTGGAGGCGGTGATCCGGGCCGCTTCCATCGACACGGGCAACGGCATGCGCGACGGGCACCTGAAGTCGCCGGACTTCCTCGATGCCGAGCGGTTCCCGGAGATCACCTTCCGGTCGACGGGGCTGACGGCGGCCGGGCCCGACCGGTGGACCGTCCACGGCGAGCTGGGCATGCACGGGGTCGTCCGGCCCGTGGACCTTGATCTGGCCTACCTCGGCACGGGTCCGGACCCCTGGGGCGGCACCCGGGCGGCGTTCCGCGCGACGACCGAACTGCACCGCGAGGACTTCGCGATGAACTACAACCAGGTCCTCCAGGCGGGCATCGCCGCGATCGGCACGACGCTCAAGGTGGAGCTGGACATCCAGGCCGTGCAGGGCGAGTCACTTCCGGCGGTGTGA